AACATGCCCGTGGCCCTGCCCAAGCGGCGCTTTACGGTGGCTGAGTACTACCGGATGGCCGAGGCTGGCATCCTGGGCGCCGACGAGCGCGTGGAGCTGATCGAGGGCGAGATCATCGAGCTGGCGGCGATCGGCAGCCGTCACGCCGCATGTGTGGGCCGTCTGGATCGGCTGCTGATGCGGGGCGTAGGGGACCAGGCACTGGTAAGGGTCCAGAACCCGGTGCGCCTCAGCGACCTTTCTGAGCCGGAGCCGGATCTGGCGGTGGTCCGGCCCCGCCCGGACGATTACGCGGCGGCCCACCCCGGCCCGGGGGACGTGCTGCTCCTTACAGAGGTGGCGGACACGACCGTCGGCTTCGACCGGGGCGAGAAAGCGCCCCTGTACGCGGTCTCGGGCATCCCGGAGTACTGGCTGGTCGACCTCACCGCGGACGCGGTCGAAGTGTACCGGGATCCGACCGTGCACGGGTATCAGGATGTGCGGCGGCACGTCCGCGGCGAGGCCCTGCACCCTCTCGCCTTCCCGGATCTCGCTGTGCCTGTGGCCGCAATTCTGCCCTGACAACTGGTCGCCGACCAGCCATTTTGCAACAAGCTGTTGCAGGAGTTTGCTTTGGGGGCACAACCGTTCTCCTCGCCAAGGTGAGGACTCGGGGGGCCGACCTTGGTACGCGCTCGACCACGACGAGGGCAACTGTCTCCAAAATATATATTGCCTGGTGCGACAATGCCCCACAAGAAGGATCGCACGGATCGCACCCGGATTTGCGTCCCCGGCCGTCTGGTATCAAACCCCCGCGAGCTCGCCCGCGCTGCGGCTAACGCGCCCCGAGCGTCTGCGCGGCTTTCTCAACCTCGGCGGGCGCGACCCAGAACAGGGCGCCGTAACGCCCGCCGCCGGAACGTACCGCACTCAGCGCCGTGACGTTGATGCCGGCGTTGCCCAGCTTCTCGAGGGTCGCCGCGACGGCGCCGGGGCGGTCGTCGCCCTCCACCAGGAACGCGGTTTTCTTCTCGCTCAGCTCGAGCTTCGCCTGGCGCGCGGCCTCCTCGAACGCACTGCTGTCCTCCGGGACCAGGTCGATCTGCGCCAGGGCGCCGCTCGGGAACGCGTGCACCGCGCGCAGGTTCAGGCCCGCGTCCCGCAGCTTGCCGAGCATGCGCGCGCCCTCGCCCGGCTGGTTGGGCACGGTCA
This is a stretch of genomic DNA from Gemmatimonadota bacterium. It encodes these proteins:
- a CDS encoding Uma2 family endonuclease — translated: MPVALPKRRFTVAEYYRMAEAGILGADERVELIEGEIIELAAIGSRHAACVGRLDRLLMRGVGDQALVRVQNPVRLSDLSEPEPDLAVVRPRPDDYAAAHPGPGDVLLLTEVADTTVGFDRGEKAPLYAVSGIPEYWLVDLTADAVEVYRDPTVHGYQDVRRHVRGEALHPLAFPDLAVPVAAILP